The following are encoded in a window of Numida meleagris isolate 19003 breed g44 Domestic line chromosome 9, NumMel1.0, whole genome shotgun sequence genomic DNA:
- the ACSBG1 gene encoding long-chain-fatty-acid--CoA ligase ACSBG1 isoform X3: MSEHLRTADAQSACRDLLPRFEETQDEGQEQAESLWTSFADGRVRLRIDNSCPQTPITVHQMFKESLEKYGSLNALASRKNGKWEKITFSEYYCLSRKAAKSFLKLGLERFHSVAILGFNSPEWFISAVGAVFAGGIVTGIYTTNSPEACHYIAYDSKTNIMVVENRKQLDKIMQIWNRLPHLKAVVLYKDSILERHPNLYTMEEFLKLGDDISDATLDDIINSQKPNQCCVLIYTSGTTGKPKGAMLSHDNITWTSAHCSRAGDMQPAEVQQESIVSYLPLSHIAAQIYDLWTGIKWGEQVYFAEPDALKGSLINTLKEVQPTSHMGVPRVWEKIMEKLKDASAQSGFVKKKMLSWAMSVSLERNLNCSSSSDLKQFWTRLADYLVLAKIRSALGFSSCQKHFCGAAPLNTETLYFFLGLNITLYEAYGMSETTGPHCLSGPHNYRQHSCGKPVPGCRVKLVNEDTEGNGEICFWGRTVFMGYLNMEDKTKEAFDEDGWLHSGDLGKLDKDGFLYVTGRIKDLIITAGGENVPPIPIEDAVKKELPIVSNAMVIGDKKKFLSMLLTLKSVLDPDTSDPTDILTEQARDFCQKIGSKATTVSEIVATRDQAIYQAIQEGINKVNMNATNRVHCIQKWIVLPRDFSISGGELGPTMKLKRLTVLKKYKNEVDSFYEE; the protein is encoded by the exons ATGAGTGAACACTT aagaactgCTGATGCGCAGTCTGCCTGCAGAGATTTGTTGCCTCGTTTTGAAGAGACCCAAGACGAAGGCCAAGAGCAAGCAG AGTCTCTGTGGACTTCCTTTGCTGATGGCAGAGTCAGACTGAGAATAGATAACTCGTGTCCGCAGACTCCCATAACAGTTCATCAGATGTTCAAGGAGAGCCTCGAAAAATATGGATCTCTTAATGCTTTGGCCAGCAGAAAGAACGGAAAGTgggagaaaataactttttcagaGTATTATTGCCtttccaggaaagcagccaAGAGCTTCTTGAAG CTTGGTCTTGAACGATTCCACAGTGTAGCAATCCTTGGATTTAATTCTCCAGAGTGGTTCATCTCAGCTGTTGGAGCTGTGTTTGCTGG AGGAATCGTCACAGGAATATATACAACCAATTCTCCAGAGGCATGCCACTACATTGCTTATGACAGCAAAACCAACATCATGGTTGTGGAAAATCGGAAGCAATTGGACAAGATAATGCAG ATCTGGAATCGTTTGCCACACTTGAAAGCTGTTGTGCTATACAAGGACTCAATTTTGGAGAGACATCCAAATTTGTATACG ATGGAAGAGTTCCTGAAGCTAGGAGATGATATATCCGATGCTACTTTAGATGACATTATTAACTCCCAAAAGCCGAATCAATGCTGTGTACTAATATACACATCAGGAACAACTGGGAAGCCAAAAGGAGCAATGCTGAGTCATGACAAT ataACTTGGACGTCAGCACattgcagcagagcaggagataTGCAACCTGCAGAGGTCCAACAGGAGTCCATAGTCAGTTATCTTCCACTCAGCCATATAGCTGCACAAATATATGACCTGTGGACTGGAATCAAATGGGGAGAGCAAGTTTACTTTGCTGAGCCAGATGCTCTGAAG GGAAGTTTGATCAACACACTAAAAGAAGTGCAGCCAACATCTCACATGGGAGTTCCCAGAGTATGGGAGAAAATCATGGAGAAATTAAAGGATGCTTCTGCTCAGTCAGGAtttgtgaagaagaaaatgctgtcaTGGGCTATGTCAGTGAGCTTAGAGAGAAACCTGAACTGCTCAAGCAG cagtgaCTTAAAGCAATTTTGGACAAGGTTAGCAGACTACTTGGTGCTTGCTAAAATACGCAGTGCGCTGGGTTTCTCTAGCTGTCAGAAGCACTTTTGTGGTGCTGCTCCTCTCAATAcagaaacactgtattttttcttgggTCTGAACATCACCTTGTATGAAGCCTATGGGATGAGTGAGACCACAGGCCCGCATTGCCTCTCGGGGCCACATAACTACAGGCAGCACAG CTGTGGTAAACCAGTACCTGGCTGCAGAGTGAAATTAGTGAATGAAGATACAGAAGGCAATGGAGAAATCTGTTTCTGGGGAAGGACTGTTTTCATGGGTTATTTAAACAtggaagacaaaacaaaagaagcctTTGATGAGGATGGGTGGCTGCATTCTGGAGATTTAGGAAAACTAGACAAGGATGGCTTTCTCTATGTCACTGGAAGAATTAAAG ATTTGATTATTACAGCTGGAGGTGAAAACGTGCCTCCCATTCCAATTGAAGATGCTGTTAAAAAAGAACTCCCAATTGTTAGTAACGCCATGGTGATtggagataaaaagaaatttttgtcCATGTTGCTGACCTTAAAG AGTGTCCTGGACCCAGATACATCAGATCCCACTGACATCCTCACTGAACAAGCTAGAGATTTCTGCCAGAAGATCGGTAGTAAAGCTACTACAGTATCAGAAATTGTAGCTACAAGGGATCAGGCGATCTACCAAGCCATTCAGGAGGGAATCAACAAAGTCAACATGAATGCTACTAATAGGGTTCATTGCATTCAAAAATGGATAGTGCTGCCAAGAGACTTTTCTATTTCTGGGGGAGAACTAG GTCCCACCATGAAGTTAAAACGGCTCACTGTgcttaagaaatacaaaaacgAAGTGGACTCTTTCTATGAAGAGTAA
- the ACSBG1 gene encoding long-chain-fatty-acid--CoA ligase ACSBG1 isoform X1 — MPNSGETLKKNLQDENGRTADAQSACRDLLPRFEETQDEGQEQAESLWTSFADGRVRLRIDNSCPQTPITVHQMFKESLEKYGSLNALASRKNGKWEKITFSEYYCLSRKAAKSFLKLGLERFHSVAILGFNSPEWFISAVGAVFAGGIVTGIYTTNSPEACHYIAYDSKTNIMVVENRKQLDKIMQIWNRLPHLKAVVLYKDSILERHPNLYTMEEFLKLGDDISDATLDDIINSQKPNQCCVLIYTSGTTGKPKGAMLSHDNITWTSAHCSRAGDMQPAEVQQESIVSYLPLSHIAAQIYDLWTGIKWGEQVYFAEPDALKGSLINTLKEVQPTSHMGVPRVWEKIMEKLKDASAQSGFVKKKMLSWAMSVSLERNLNCSSSSDLKQFWTRLADYLVLAKIRSALGFSSCQKHFCGAAPLNTETLYFFLGLNITLYEAYGMSETTGPHCLSGPHNYRQHSCGKPVPGCRVKLVNEDTEGNGEICFWGRTVFMGYLNMEDKTKEAFDEDGWLHSGDLGKLDKDGFLYVTGRIKDLIITAGGENVPPIPIEDAVKKELPIVSNAMVIGDKKKFLSMLLTLKSVLDPDTSDPTDILTEQARDFCQKIGSKATTVSEIVATRDQAIYQAIQEGINKVNMNATNRVHCIQKWIVLPRDFSISGGELGPTMKLKRLTVLKKYKNEVDSFYEE; from the exons ATGCCTAACAGTGGGGAGACTCTTAAGAAAAATCTACAAGATGAAAATGG aagaactgCTGATGCGCAGTCTGCCTGCAGAGATTTGTTGCCTCGTTTTGAAGAGACCCAAGACGAAGGCCAAGAGCAAGCAG AGTCTCTGTGGACTTCCTTTGCTGATGGCAGAGTCAGACTGAGAATAGATAACTCGTGTCCGCAGACTCCCATAACAGTTCATCAGATGTTCAAGGAGAGCCTCGAAAAATATGGATCTCTTAATGCTTTGGCCAGCAGAAAGAACGGAAAGTgggagaaaataactttttcagaGTATTATTGCCtttccaggaaagcagccaAGAGCTTCTTGAAG CTTGGTCTTGAACGATTCCACAGTGTAGCAATCCTTGGATTTAATTCTCCAGAGTGGTTCATCTCAGCTGTTGGAGCTGTGTTTGCTGG AGGAATCGTCACAGGAATATATACAACCAATTCTCCAGAGGCATGCCACTACATTGCTTATGACAGCAAAACCAACATCATGGTTGTGGAAAATCGGAAGCAATTGGACAAGATAATGCAG ATCTGGAATCGTTTGCCACACTTGAAAGCTGTTGTGCTATACAAGGACTCAATTTTGGAGAGACATCCAAATTTGTATACG ATGGAAGAGTTCCTGAAGCTAGGAGATGATATATCCGATGCTACTTTAGATGACATTATTAACTCCCAAAAGCCGAATCAATGCTGTGTACTAATATACACATCAGGAACAACTGGGAAGCCAAAAGGAGCAATGCTGAGTCATGACAAT ataACTTGGACGTCAGCACattgcagcagagcaggagataTGCAACCTGCAGAGGTCCAACAGGAGTCCATAGTCAGTTATCTTCCACTCAGCCATATAGCTGCACAAATATATGACCTGTGGACTGGAATCAAATGGGGAGAGCAAGTTTACTTTGCTGAGCCAGATGCTCTGAAG GGAAGTTTGATCAACACACTAAAAGAAGTGCAGCCAACATCTCACATGGGAGTTCCCAGAGTATGGGAGAAAATCATGGAGAAATTAAAGGATGCTTCTGCTCAGTCAGGAtttgtgaagaagaaaatgctgtcaTGGGCTATGTCAGTGAGCTTAGAGAGAAACCTGAACTGCTCAAGCAG cagtgaCTTAAAGCAATTTTGGACAAGGTTAGCAGACTACTTGGTGCTTGCTAAAATACGCAGTGCGCTGGGTTTCTCTAGCTGTCAGAAGCACTTTTGTGGTGCTGCTCCTCTCAATAcagaaacactgtattttttcttgggTCTGAACATCACCTTGTATGAAGCCTATGGGATGAGTGAGACCACAGGCCCGCATTGCCTCTCGGGGCCACATAACTACAGGCAGCACAG CTGTGGTAAACCAGTACCTGGCTGCAGAGTGAAATTAGTGAATGAAGATACAGAAGGCAATGGAGAAATCTGTTTCTGGGGAAGGACTGTTTTCATGGGTTATTTAAACAtggaagacaaaacaaaagaagcctTTGATGAGGATGGGTGGCTGCATTCTGGAGATTTAGGAAAACTAGACAAGGATGGCTTTCTCTATGTCACTGGAAGAATTAAAG ATTTGATTATTACAGCTGGAGGTGAAAACGTGCCTCCCATTCCAATTGAAGATGCTGTTAAAAAAGAACTCCCAATTGTTAGTAACGCCATGGTGATtggagataaaaagaaatttttgtcCATGTTGCTGACCTTAAAG AGTGTCCTGGACCCAGATACATCAGATCCCACTGACATCCTCACTGAACAAGCTAGAGATTTCTGCCAGAAGATCGGTAGTAAAGCTACTACAGTATCAGAAATTGTAGCTACAAGGGATCAGGCGATCTACCAAGCCATTCAGGAGGGAATCAACAAAGTCAACATGAATGCTACTAATAGGGTTCATTGCATTCAAAAATGGATAGTGCTGCCAAGAGACTTTTCTATTTCTGGGGGAGAACTAG GTCCCACCATGAAGTTAAAACGGCTCACTGTgcttaagaaatacaaaaacgAAGTGGACTCTTTCTATGAAGAGTAA
- the ACSBG1 gene encoding long-chain-fatty-acid--CoA ligase ACSBG1 isoform X2, giving the protein MPNSGETLKKNLQDENGRTADAQSACRDLLPRFEETQDEGQEQAESLWTSFADGRVRLRIDNSCPQTPITVHQMFKESLEKYGSLNALASRKNGKWEKITFSEYYCLSRKAAKSFLKLGLERFHSVAILGFNSPEWFISAVGAVFAGGIVTGIYTTNSPEACHYIAYDSKTNIMVVENRKQLDKIMQIWNRLPHLKAVVLYKDSILERHPNLYTMEEFLKLGDDISDATLDDIINSQKPNQCCVLIYTSGTTGKPKGAMLSHDNITWTSAHCSRAGDMQPAEVQQESIVSYLPLSHIAAQIYDLWTGIKWGEQVYFAEPDALKGSLINTLKEVQPTSHMGVPRVWEKIMEKLKDASAQSGFVKKKMLSWAMSVSLERNLNCSSSDLKQFWTRLADYLVLAKIRSALGFSSCQKHFCGAAPLNTETLYFFLGLNITLYEAYGMSETTGPHCLSGPHNYRQHSCGKPVPGCRVKLVNEDTEGNGEICFWGRTVFMGYLNMEDKTKEAFDEDGWLHSGDLGKLDKDGFLYVTGRIKDLIITAGGENVPPIPIEDAVKKELPIVSNAMVIGDKKKFLSMLLTLKSVLDPDTSDPTDILTEQARDFCQKIGSKATTVSEIVATRDQAIYQAIQEGINKVNMNATNRVHCIQKWIVLPRDFSISGGELGPTMKLKRLTVLKKYKNEVDSFYEE; this is encoded by the exons ATGCCTAACAGTGGGGAGACTCTTAAGAAAAATCTACAAGATGAAAATGG aagaactgCTGATGCGCAGTCTGCCTGCAGAGATTTGTTGCCTCGTTTTGAAGAGACCCAAGACGAAGGCCAAGAGCAAGCAG AGTCTCTGTGGACTTCCTTTGCTGATGGCAGAGTCAGACTGAGAATAGATAACTCGTGTCCGCAGACTCCCATAACAGTTCATCAGATGTTCAAGGAGAGCCTCGAAAAATATGGATCTCTTAATGCTTTGGCCAGCAGAAAGAACGGAAAGTgggagaaaataactttttcagaGTATTATTGCCtttccaggaaagcagccaAGAGCTTCTTGAAG CTTGGTCTTGAACGATTCCACAGTGTAGCAATCCTTGGATTTAATTCTCCAGAGTGGTTCATCTCAGCTGTTGGAGCTGTGTTTGCTGG AGGAATCGTCACAGGAATATATACAACCAATTCTCCAGAGGCATGCCACTACATTGCTTATGACAGCAAAACCAACATCATGGTTGTGGAAAATCGGAAGCAATTGGACAAGATAATGCAG ATCTGGAATCGTTTGCCACACTTGAAAGCTGTTGTGCTATACAAGGACTCAATTTTGGAGAGACATCCAAATTTGTATACG ATGGAAGAGTTCCTGAAGCTAGGAGATGATATATCCGATGCTACTTTAGATGACATTATTAACTCCCAAAAGCCGAATCAATGCTGTGTACTAATATACACATCAGGAACAACTGGGAAGCCAAAAGGAGCAATGCTGAGTCATGACAAT ataACTTGGACGTCAGCACattgcagcagagcaggagataTGCAACCTGCAGAGGTCCAACAGGAGTCCATAGTCAGTTATCTTCCACTCAGCCATATAGCTGCACAAATATATGACCTGTGGACTGGAATCAAATGGGGAGAGCAAGTTTACTTTGCTGAGCCAGATGCTCTGAAG GGAAGTTTGATCAACACACTAAAAGAAGTGCAGCCAACATCTCACATGGGAGTTCCCAGAGTATGGGAGAAAATCATGGAGAAATTAAAGGATGCTTCTGCTCAGTCAGGAtttgtgaagaagaaaatgctgtcaTGGGCTATGTCAGTGAGCTTAGAGAGAAACCTGAACTGCTCAAGCAG tgaCTTAAAGCAATTTTGGACAAGGTTAGCAGACTACTTGGTGCTTGCTAAAATACGCAGTGCGCTGGGTTTCTCTAGCTGTCAGAAGCACTTTTGTGGTGCTGCTCCTCTCAATAcagaaacactgtattttttcttgggTCTGAACATCACCTTGTATGAAGCCTATGGGATGAGTGAGACCACAGGCCCGCATTGCCTCTCGGGGCCACATAACTACAGGCAGCACAG CTGTGGTAAACCAGTACCTGGCTGCAGAGTGAAATTAGTGAATGAAGATACAGAAGGCAATGGAGAAATCTGTTTCTGGGGAAGGACTGTTTTCATGGGTTATTTAAACAtggaagacaaaacaaaagaagcctTTGATGAGGATGGGTGGCTGCATTCTGGAGATTTAGGAAAACTAGACAAGGATGGCTTTCTCTATGTCACTGGAAGAATTAAAG ATTTGATTATTACAGCTGGAGGTGAAAACGTGCCTCCCATTCCAATTGAAGATGCTGTTAAAAAAGAACTCCCAATTGTTAGTAACGCCATGGTGATtggagataaaaagaaatttttgtcCATGTTGCTGACCTTAAAG AGTGTCCTGGACCCAGATACATCAGATCCCACTGACATCCTCACTGAACAAGCTAGAGATTTCTGCCAGAAGATCGGTAGTAAAGCTACTACAGTATCAGAAATTGTAGCTACAAGGGATCAGGCGATCTACCAAGCCATTCAGGAGGGAATCAACAAAGTCAACATGAATGCTACTAATAGGGTTCATTGCATTCAAAAATGGATAGTGCTGCCAAGAGACTTTTCTATTTCTGGGGGAGAACTAG GTCCCACCATGAAGTTAAAACGGCTCACTGTgcttaagaaatacaaaaacgAAGTGGACTCTTTCTATGAAGAGTAA
- the ACSBG1 gene encoding long-chain-fatty-acid--CoA ligase ACSBG1 isoform X5, whose protein sequence is MIESLWTSFADGRVRLRIDNSCPQTPITVHQMFKESLEKYGSLNALASRKNGKWEKITFSEYYCLSRKAAKSFLKLGLERFHSVAILGFNSPEWFISAVGAVFAGGIVTGIYTTNSPEACHYIAYDSKTNIMVVENRKQLDKIMQIWNRLPHLKAVVLYKDSILERHPNLYTMEEFLKLGDDISDATLDDIINSQKPNQCCVLIYTSGTTGKPKGAMLSHDNITWTSAHCSRAGDMQPAEVQQESIVSYLPLSHIAAQIYDLWTGIKWGEQVYFAEPDALKGSLINTLKEVQPTSHMGVPRVWEKIMEKLKDASAQSGFVKKKMLSWAMSVSLERNLNCSSSSDLKQFWTRLADYLVLAKIRSALGFSSCQKHFCGAAPLNTETLYFFLGLNITLYEAYGMSETTGPHCLSGPHNYRQHSCGKPVPGCRVKLVNEDTEGNGEICFWGRTVFMGYLNMEDKTKEAFDEDGWLHSGDLGKLDKDGFLYVTGRIKDLIITAGGENVPPIPIEDAVKKELPIVSNAMVIGDKKKFLSMLLTLKSVLDPDTSDPTDILTEQARDFCQKIGSKATTVSEIVATRDQAIYQAIQEGINKVNMNATNRVHCIQKWIVLPRDFSISGGELGPTMKLKRLTVLKKYKNEVDSFYEE, encoded by the exons ATGATTG AGTCTCTGTGGACTTCCTTTGCTGATGGCAGAGTCAGACTGAGAATAGATAACTCGTGTCCGCAGACTCCCATAACAGTTCATCAGATGTTCAAGGAGAGCCTCGAAAAATATGGATCTCTTAATGCTTTGGCCAGCAGAAAGAACGGAAAGTgggagaaaataactttttcagaGTATTATTGCCtttccaggaaagcagccaAGAGCTTCTTGAAG CTTGGTCTTGAACGATTCCACAGTGTAGCAATCCTTGGATTTAATTCTCCAGAGTGGTTCATCTCAGCTGTTGGAGCTGTGTTTGCTGG AGGAATCGTCACAGGAATATATACAACCAATTCTCCAGAGGCATGCCACTACATTGCTTATGACAGCAAAACCAACATCATGGTTGTGGAAAATCGGAAGCAATTGGACAAGATAATGCAG ATCTGGAATCGTTTGCCACACTTGAAAGCTGTTGTGCTATACAAGGACTCAATTTTGGAGAGACATCCAAATTTGTATACG ATGGAAGAGTTCCTGAAGCTAGGAGATGATATATCCGATGCTACTTTAGATGACATTATTAACTCCCAAAAGCCGAATCAATGCTGTGTACTAATATACACATCAGGAACAACTGGGAAGCCAAAAGGAGCAATGCTGAGTCATGACAAT ataACTTGGACGTCAGCACattgcagcagagcaggagataTGCAACCTGCAGAGGTCCAACAGGAGTCCATAGTCAGTTATCTTCCACTCAGCCATATAGCTGCACAAATATATGACCTGTGGACTGGAATCAAATGGGGAGAGCAAGTTTACTTTGCTGAGCCAGATGCTCTGAAG GGAAGTTTGATCAACACACTAAAAGAAGTGCAGCCAACATCTCACATGGGAGTTCCCAGAGTATGGGAGAAAATCATGGAGAAATTAAAGGATGCTTCTGCTCAGTCAGGAtttgtgaagaagaaaatgctgtcaTGGGCTATGTCAGTGAGCTTAGAGAGAAACCTGAACTGCTCAAGCAG cagtgaCTTAAAGCAATTTTGGACAAGGTTAGCAGACTACTTGGTGCTTGCTAAAATACGCAGTGCGCTGGGTTTCTCTAGCTGTCAGAAGCACTTTTGTGGTGCTGCTCCTCTCAATAcagaaacactgtattttttcttgggTCTGAACATCACCTTGTATGAAGCCTATGGGATGAGTGAGACCACAGGCCCGCATTGCCTCTCGGGGCCACATAACTACAGGCAGCACAG CTGTGGTAAACCAGTACCTGGCTGCAGAGTGAAATTAGTGAATGAAGATACAGAAGGCAATGGAGAAATCTGTTTCTGGGGAAGGACTGTTTTCATGGGTTATTTAAACAtggaagacaaaacaaaagaagcctTTGATGAGGATGGGTGGCTGCATTCTGGAGATTTAGGAAAACTAGACAAGGATGGCTTTCTCTATGTCACTGGAAGAATTAAAG ATTTGATTATTACAGCTGGAGGTGAAAACGTGCCTCCCATTCCAATTGAAGATGCTGTTAAAAAAGAACTCCCAATTGTTAGTAACGCCATGGTGATtggagataaaaagaaatttttgtcCATGTTGCTGACCTTAAAG AGTGTCCTGGACCCAGATACATCAGATCCCACTGACATCCTCACTGAACAAGCTAGAGATTTCTGCCAGAAGATCGGTAGTAAAGCTACTACAGTATCAGAAATTGTAGCTACAAGGGATCAGGCGATCTACCAAGCCATTCAGGAGGGAATCAACAAAGTCAACATGAATGCTACTAATAGGGTTCATTGCATTCAAAAATGGATAGTGCTGCCAAGAGACTTTTCTATTTCTGGGGGAGAACTAG GTCCCACCATGAAGTTAAAACGGCTCACTGTgcttaagaaatacaaaaacgAAGTGGACTCTTTCTATGAAGAGTAA
- the ACSBG1 gene encoding long-chain-fatty-acid--CoA ligase ACSBG1 isoform X4, whose product MKTKKALSSSAFSKSRVKSLWTSFADGRVRLRIDNSCPQTPITVHQMFKESLEKYGSLNALASRKNGKWEKITFSEYYCLSRKAAKSFLKLGLERFHSVAILGFNSPEWFISAVGAVFAGGIVTGIYTTNSPEACHYIAYDSKTNIMVVENRKQLDKIMQIWNRLPHLKAVVLYKDSILERHPNLYTMEEFLKLGDDISDATLDDIINSQKPNQCCVLIYTSGTTGKPKGAMLSHDNITWTSAHCSRAGDMQPAEVQQESIVSYLPLSHIAAQIYDLWTGIKWGEQVYFAEPDALKGSLINTLKEVQPTSHMGVPRVWEKIMEKLKDASAQSGFVKKKMLSWAMSVSLERNLNCSSSSDLKQFWTRLADYLVLAKIRSALGFSSCQKHFCGAAPLNTETLYFFLGLNITLYEAYGMSETTGPHCLSGPHNYRQHSCGKPVPGCRVKLVNEDTEGNGEICFWGRTVFMGYLNMEDKTKEAFDEDGWLHSGDLGKLDKDGFLYVTGRIKDLIITAGGENVPPIPIEDAVKKELPIVSNAMVIGDKKKFLSMLLTLKSVLDPDTSDPTDILTEQARDFCQKIGSKATTVSEIVATRDQAIYQAIQEGINKVNMNATNRVHCIQKWIVLPRDFSISGGELGPTMKLKRLTVLKKYKNEVDSFYEE is encoded by the exons ATGAAGACAAAGAAGGCACTGAGTTCATCAGCCTTTTCCAAGTCCCGTGTCA AGTCTCTGTGGACTTCCTTTGCTGATGGCAGAGTCAGACTGAGAATAGATAACTCGTGTCCGCAGACTCCCATAACAGTTCATCAGATGTTCAAGGAGAGCCTCGAAAAATATGGATCTCTTAATGCTTTGGCCAGCAGAAAGAACGGAAAGTgggagaaaataactttttcagaGTATTATTGCCtttccaggaaagcagccaAGAGCTTCTTGAAG CTTGGTCTTGAACGATTCCACAGTGTAGCAATCCTTGGATTTAATTCTCCAGAGTGGTTCATCTCAGCTGTTGGAGCTGTGTTTGCTGG AGGAATCGTCACAGGAATATATACAACCAATTCTCCAGAGGCATGCCACTACATTGCTTATGACAGCAAAACCAACATCATGGTTGTGGAAAATCGGAAGCAATTGGACAAGATAATGCAG ATCTGGAATCGTTTGCCACACTTGAAAGCTGTTGTGCTATACAAGGACTCAATTTTGGAGAGACATCCAAATTTGTATACG ATGGAAGAGTTCCTGAAGCTAGGAGATGATATATCCGATGCTACTTTAGATGACATTATTAACTCCCAAAAGCCGAATCAATGCTGTGTACTAATATACACATCAGGAACAACTGGGAAGCCAAAAGGAGCAATGCTGAGTCATGACAAT ataACTTGGACGTCAGCACattgcagcagagcaggagataTGCAACCTGCAGAGGTCCAACAGGAGTCCATAGTCAGTTATCTTCCACTCAGCCATATAGCTGCACAAATATATGACCTGTGGACTGGAATCAAATGGGGAGAGCAAGTTTACTTTGCTGAGCCAGATGCTCTGAAG GGAAGTTTGATCAACACACTAAAAGAAGTGCAGCCAACATCTCACATGGGAGTTCCCAGAGTATGGGAGAAAATCATGGAGAAATTAAAGGATGCTTCTGCTCAGTCAGGAtttgtgaagaagaaaatgctgtcaTGGGCTATGTCAGTGAGCTTAGAGAGAAACCTGAACTGCTCAAGCAG cagtgaCTTAAAGCAATTTTGGACAAGGTTAGCAGACTACTTGGTGCTTGCTAAAATACGCAGTGCGCTGGGTTTCTCTAGCTGTCAGAAGCACTTTTGTGGTGCTGCTCCTCTCAATAcagaaacactgtattttttcttgggTCTGAACATCACCTTGTATGAAGCCTATGGGATGAGTGAGACCACAGGCCCGCATTGCCTCTCGGGGCCACATAACTACAGGCAGCACAG CTGTGGTAAACCAGTACCTGGCTGCAGAGTGAAATTAGTGAATGAAGATACAGAAGGCAATGGAGAAATCTGTTTCTGGGGAAGGACTGTTTTCATGGGTTATTTAAACAtggaagacaaaacaaaagaagcctTTGATGAGGATGGGTGGCTGCATTCTGGAGATTTAGGAAAACTAGACAAGGATGGCTTTCTCTATGTCACTGGAAGAATTAAAG ATTTGATTATTACAGCTGGAGGTGAAAACGTGCCTCCCATTCCAATTGAAGATGCTGTTAAAAAAGAACTCCCAATTGTTAGTAACGCCATGGTGATtggagataaaaagaaatttttgtcCATGTTGCTGACCTTAAAG AGTGTCCTGGACCCAGATACATCAGATCCCACTGACATCCTCACTGAACAAGCTAGAGATTTCTGCCAGAAGATCGGTAGTAAAGCTACTACAGTATCAGAAATTGTAGCTACAAGGGATCAGGCGATCTACCAAGCCATTCAGGAGGGAATCAACAAAGTCAACATGAATGCTACTAATAGGGTTCATTGCATTCAAAAATGGATAGTGCTGCCAAGAGACTTTTCTATTTCTGGGGGAGAACTAG GTCCCACCATGAAGTTAAAACGGCTCACTGTgcttaagaaatacaaaaacgAAGTGGACTCTTTCTATGAAGAGTAA